A single Paratractidigestivibacter faecalis DNA region contains:
- a CDS encoding HAD family hydrolase has product MIRLIATDMDGTLLDENSQVPPETFDLVKRLREHGVVFAASSGRRYKTLRRFFEPVADQMDFVASMGTQVYADGVLLDREVFSTTALQRLYQVSSMFDCLHMAVYDEAHTYLLDDQSAYVRELDKDLPDAERVYDLPSPDVSIIKVGICCEKPEQIMDMAFVLERELSDCFTFLPSGSQWIDITPRHVSKATGLEHILRYYGIDRQDVVAFGDSMNDYAMLRYVGHPYVMDNARYGVKQIAQRVIPSNREHGAQQVMAQILAELEGERA; this is encoded by the coding sequence GTGATCAGACTCATTGCCACCGACATGGACGGCACCCTGCTCGACGAGAACTCCCAGGTGCCGCCAGAGACGTTTGACCTGGTCAAGCGTCTGCGCGAGCACGGCGTGGTGTTCGCCGCCAGCTCCGGCCGCAGGTACAAGACCCTGCGCCGCTTCTTCGAGCCGGTGGCGGACCAGATGGACTTCGTGGCCTCCATGGGCACGCAGGTCTATGCGGACGGCGTGCTGCTTGACCGCGAGGTCTTCTCCACGACGGCGCTGCAGCGGCTCTACCAGGTCTCCAGCATGTTCGACTGCCTGCACATGGCCGTCTACGACGAGGCCCACACCTACCTGTTGGACGACCAGTCCGCCTACGTGCGCGAGCTGGACAAGGACCTGCCGGACGCGGAGCGCGTCTACGACCTGCCCTCGCCGGACGTGAGCATCATCAAGGTTGGAATCTGCTGCGAGAAGCCCGAGCAGATCATGGACATGGCCTTTGTCCTGGAGCGCGAGCTCTCGGACTGCTTCACCTTCCTGCCCAGCGGCTCCCAGTGGATAGACATCACGCCGCGTCACGTGAGCAAGGCCACGGGCCTGGAGCACATTCTTAGGTACTACGGCATTGACCGCCAGGACGTCGTTGCCTTTGGCGATTCAATGAATGATTATGCCATGCTGCGCTACGTGGGCCACCCCTACGTCATGGACAACGCCCGCTACGGCGTCAAGCAAATCGCGCAGCGCGTCATTCCCAGCAACCGGGAGCACGGCGCGCAGCAGGTCATGGCCCAGATCCTGGCAGAGCTTGAGGGTGAGCGCGCGTGA
- a CDS encoding HAD family hydrolase, producing MIKLVLSDMDNTLIPLGQRVSPRTVEAIHAVLDAGVRFGPATGRDYVELSRLFRMHEECFMTGIFSNGKRVRLDGRYVSTTLIPHDQLVRIDQAIRGEKGMFLVCFPEETNLMNPAYGVGVSSAELAVFEARTVFNGGVVDEVPDIPFVAATIACTGGPERMARCQQIVAEAVPELRIVSPIPDWFDVMPKGMSKAASLPILLDELDITPDEVLVFGDAANDLELFGAVPNSVAVANAIAEVAEAARWHVGASAEEGVADALFEIAVAAVTGGTPDFMKE from the coding sequence GTGATAAAGCTCGTTCTGTCGGATATGGACAACACGCTCATACCCCTTGGCCAGCGCGTGAGTCCGCGCACCGTCGAGGCAATTCATGCAGTTCTTGATGCTGGCGTGCGCTTTGGCCCGGCCACGGGGCGTGACTACGTGGAGCTCAGCCGCCTCTTCCGCATGCACGAGGAGTGCTTCATGACGGGCATCTTCTCCAACGGCAAGCGCGTGCGGCTGGACGGGCGCTACGTCTCTACCACGCTCATCCCGCATGACCAGCTCGTCCGCATTGACCAGGCAATTCGCGGCGAGAAGGGCATGTTCTTGGTCTGCTTCCCAGAAGAGACCAACCTCATGAACCCCGCCTACGGCGTGGGCGTCAGCAGCGCCGAGCTTGCCGTCTTTGAGGCCCGCACCGTCTTCAACGGCGGCGTGGTGGACGAGGTGCCCGACATCCCGTTTGTGGCGGCCACCATCGCCTGCACGGGCGGCCCGGAGCGCATGGCCCGCTGCCAGCAGATTGTAGCCGAGGCCGTGCCGGAGCTGCGCATAGTCTCTCCCATCCCGGACTGGTTTGACGTCATGCCCAAGGGCATGTCCAAGGCCGCGAGCCTGCCTATCCTCCTAGACGAGCTGGACATCACGCCGGACGAGGTACTGGTTTTTGGAGACGCGGCCAATGACCTGGAGCTCTTTGGCGCCGTGCCCAACTCCGTTGCCGTGGCAAACGCCATTGCCGAGGTTGCCGAGGCCGCCCGCTGGCACGTGGGCGCCAGCGCCGAGGAGGGCGTGGCCGACGCGCTGTTTGAGATTGCCGTCGCCGCCGTGACGGGCGGCACGCCGGACTTCATGAAGGAGTAG